The following are encoded together in the Lathyrus oleraceus cultivar Zhongwan6 chromosome 3, CAAS_Psat_ZW6_1.0, whole genome shotgun sequence genome:
- the LOC127129848 gene encoding uncharacterized protein LOC127129848: MDPIKYIFENPALTGRIDRWQMLLSEYDIEYHTLKSIKGSVLADHLAHQPIDDYESINFEFPNEDVMYLKAKDCHEPLPNERPDPGSHWGLIFDGAVNVYGNEEAIDLRIKNLDVYGDSNLVVNQVTREWETRQPDLIPYKDYVRRLSTFFNKTKE; this comes from the exons atggatccgattaagtatatatttgaaaatcCTGCATTGACCGGAAGAATTGATCgttggcagatgctcttgtcCGAATATGACATTGAGTATCACACCCTGAAATctatcaaaggaagtgtcttggCCGATCATTTAGCTCATCAACCAATCGACGATTATGAGTCTATAAATTTTGAATTCCCAAATGAAGATGTGATGTACTTAAAAGCCAAAGATTGCCATGAACCACTGCCAAATGAAAGGCCAGATCCAGGTTCTCATTGGGGTTTAATATTTGATGGAGCAGTTAATGTttatggtaatg aagaagccattgatcttagaataaAAAATCTCGATGTTTATGGAGACTCAAATCTAGTTGTCAATCAAGTTACAAGAGAATGGGAAACTCGTCAACCCGACCTaatcccatacaaagactatgtAAGGAGGTTATCTACTTTCTTCAACAAGACTAAGGAGTGA